A region of Coregonus clupeaformis isolate EN_2021a unplaced genomic scaffold, ASM2061545v1 scaf0228, whole genome shotgun sequence DNA encodes the following proteins:
- the LOC123484204 gene encoding kinesin-like protein KIF13A — ASEEPEERETLALMAARGDGEDSQDGQTYIEQYTRGVLEVENILSLERLRQAVTVKEALSVKGRNIRRSFSTPNVQHSSCSKTDLTGCEDGDWKGDCHQDVSDCTLQDGGSLCGTPLKNKTENHGLVPESPTFFNSSPFKALSPQTPKFLKSLLPVREERKTKRVLEARPLLGQESLRSSCVDSSVLLPPPCHGHAPWRRPRAGSEGHRTPFTATLTPSTLTPSTCTSRQLSLTLPHTADSEEEADMEMALSFGMGPQHFHSFQSYIPVDFANFEVYNATLETQEGVVCVAGGRGELRGGRGGGDREVAPRSPTASSCTSGYFSHSASDATLSDVPFGASDSSDQLSASAMAQERNDSDRDTHHLHPHETPSFDSTQTRGASPWGDTQTPACPPGVPSQPLPIPQTTTSPSSPVSIPNCSEQQPSPLPRRCVLSVSQEFTDFKGADDGMGDLGELGHFQEGWQPGDAPHISSVQQEKEKEVSDKHAVVINTQQQQQHTSHPGNAPLPQNHSYLHNGKPCVSSVAIPCPPPSSPPGQLAGGEPQIQEPIQGDLPPGSPCPSPSCPSPNPSSTEASGDSSSGDEGSGSGSPVAQLPDWMAPGEQVWVGKRSGTVHYVGGVEFAKGIWVGVQLDVAVGKHNGTVQGRVYFRCPPGYGVFVKPSCLTRGPPSMDTTDPQPLVR, encoded by the exons GCGTCTGAGGagcctgaggagagagagaccctgGCCCTGATGGCAGCGAGGGGAGACGGTGAGGACAGTCAGGATGGACAGACGTACATAGAGCAATACACCAGAGGAGTTCTGGAGGTGGAGAATATACTGAGCCTGGAGAGACTCAGACag GCGGTGACGGTGAAGGAAGCTCTGTCTGTTAAAGGGAGAAACATCAGAAGGAGTTTCAGCACCCCCAACGTACAGCAC TCTTCCTGCAGCAAAACTGACCTGACTGGCTGTGAGGATGGAGACtggaag GGTGACTGTCATCAGGATGTCTCTGACTGCACTCTCCAGGACGGTGGTTCTCTGTGTGGGACGCCACTCAAAAACAAGACAGAGAATCACG GTCTGGTACCAGAGAGTCCCACCTTCTTCAACTCTAGCCCGTTCAAGGCCCTCTCTCCCCAGACGCCCAAGTTCCTCAAGTCCCTGCTGCCagtcagagaagagaggaagaccaAGAGAGTCCTGGAGGCACGACCACTACTGGGACAGGAG AGCTTGCGCTCCTCATGTGTGGACAGCTCCGTGCTGCTCCCCCCTCCCTGCCACGGCCATGCCCCCTGGCGCAGGCCTAGAGCGGGCAGCGAAGGCCACCGCACCCCCTTCACCGCCACCCTCACCCCCTCCACCCTCACCCCCAGTACCTGCACCAGCAGACAGCTCAGCCTCACACTGCCACACACCGCT GACTCTGAGGAGGAGGCAGACATGGAAATGGCCCTGagttttggcatgggccctcagcaCTTCCACAGCTTCCAGTCCTACATCCCAGTGGACTTTGCCAACTTTGAGGTGTACAATGCTACCCTGGAGACCCAGgagggggtggtgtgtgtggcgGGGGGCAGGGGAGAGCTGAGGGGGGgtcggggggggggggatagagaggtggCTCCACGGAGCCCCACCGCCAGCAGCTGCACCAGCGGTTACTTCTCCCACAGTGCCTCGGACGCCACGCTCTCTGACGTGCCCTTCGGCGCCAGCGACAGCTCCGACCAGCTCAGCGCCTCCGCGATGGCTCAAGAGAGGAATGACTCTGACCGGGACACCCACCACCTCCACCCCCACGAGACCCCCTCCTTCGACTCCACCCAGACCAGAGGTGCCTCGCCGTGGGGTGACACCCAGACCCCTGCGTGTCCCCCTGGCGTCCCCTcccagcccctccccatcccccaaaccaccacctccccctcctcccctgtcaGTATTCCTAACTGCTCGGAGCAGCAGCCCTCCCCGCTGCCCCGCAGGTGTGTCCTCAGCGTCAGCCAGGAGTTTACAGACTTCAAGGGGGCCGACGACGGCATGGGGGATCTGGGTGAGCTGGGACACTTCCAGGAAGGATGGCAGCCTGGGGACGCACCACACATATCCTCTGTCCAacaagagaaggagaaagaggtcTCTGACAAACACGCGGTCGTCatcaacacacaacaacaacaacaacatacatCTCACCCCGGTAACGCCCCGCTCCCTCAGAACCACTCCTACCTCCACAACGGCAAACCGTGTGTCAGCAGCGTAGCCATACCCTGCCCACCCCCCTCCAGCCCCCCAGGCCAACTAGCAGGAGGAGAGCCCCAGATCCAGGAGCCGATCCAGGGAGACCTACCTCCAGGGAGCCCCTGTCCCAGCCCTAGCtgccccagccccaaccccagcaGCACTGAGGCCTCTGGGGACTCCTCTAGCGGGGACGAGGGCTCTGGCTCTGGTTCTCCGGTGGCCCAGCTGCCTGACTGGATGGCTCCCGGGGAGCAGGTATGGGTGGGGAAGAGGAGTGGCACAGTGCACTACGTCGGGGGGGTGGAGTTCGCCAAGGGGATCTGGGTCGGTGTGCAGCTGGACGTGGCTGTGG GCAAGCACAACGGGACAGTCCAGGGGAGGGTTTACTTCCGCTGTCCTCCAGGCTACGGGGTGTTTGTCAAGCCCTCCTGTCTCACTAGAGGACCCCCCTCCATGGACACCACAGACCCCCAGCCCCTGGTCCGATAA